GTCGAGAATCAGACCGGAGTACTGCCAAACACGATCTGCATGCAATACGATGGTCGGCAGCAATCTGGCATAGTCATCAGCGCAGTGGATTCCATGAAGTCACGCGAGACGATTTGGAAAGCAATTCGTGATCAAGCAGGTGTTCAACTGTACATTGACGCTCGCATGGGACTTGAAACACTCATCGTTCACACAGTTCGCCCGCAGATTCGAGAAGATCGAGTTAGATACTCGCAAATGATTGTCCCCGACGATCAAGCCTTTCAAGAACCTTGCACAGCACGGACGATTTGCTACACGCCGTTAATGGCAGCTTCCGTCGTGTGCAATCTTGTTAGGCGGTTTGTGAATCATGAAAAGGTTCCGAGTCAGGTGACTTTGGATCTGGCGACATACACCTTGATTGCCTGAATGGGAATCCCGAGTATTGTGTCCGAAAGACAGGGTTTCACCTGTCTTTTTACGTCGGGCAAAGTTAACATTTATAGCTTATTACGCAAGCTCCGAACTTCATGTTGCAATTTCACATCGTAACGCATAAATTTGTGACTAACGCACGTTATGCGCGCGAAAACGAGGTCAAAATCGGTTTCGTTTTACAAACGGCGGCACCGCACGAAACTCGCAGCTTCGCGGACAAAGTCCGCAAATACAAAAACCGCGTTGCCAATAGTGCGCAATTTCTGTCACACGCACACTTGTTCAATCTAACTCAGAGCTAATCAAAAGGCTATTGACACATATGAAACGGAACATTAACTTGCACACAGGTCTTGGAAAACTGACGGAACATCTTAGGACGGAGGCCTTGATCATGACGCGAATTCTATCTGCATTCAAAATCTTGAAGCGGGTGGGGTTCGCGGTTTTGGTGTTGGGCGTATTTTCAAACACCTTTGCCCAGCTTCAGGTTTTGTGGCAGCGGGAAGGAATAGACGATAGCAGTAGGTACGGCATGCATGTATTTGCCTTGGGTGACCAAAACAACGATGGTTTTGCAGACTGGGGTGTGAGCGGACCTTCGGGTTGGCCTTTTTATTCAGATGCGGATCCTGCTACGGGGCGTGTGGAGTTGTTCCGTGGCGGAAATCCACCGGCCCAAGAGCCGTACAGAACATTTGAGACTATCCAAGATTCGATCTACGCCATTTTGGGCGCAAAGGCTCTCGGGGATCTGGATGGCGACGGTAAAGTCGATTTCGTAGTCACATTCACCAATACAGATCACTCACCTTACGTAAGACGTAACGCAATCTATTTTGGAGGTGGGGATCCTGCAAGGGCGCCGGACGTAATCATGGATCGGCCCCTTTCTTCCTCAGGACGCAGCTTAGATGGCATTGGCGATTTTAACGGGGATGGATTTGATGACTTGCTAGACAGGTCTTTTTCCGAATCCACTACGCATTATGTGTATTTCGGTTCTTCGGAGTTTGACACGATTCCGGACTGGCAGGTGACAAATATGCCGGGAACTCAATCTGCGCTTCCTCTGGCTTGGGGCGACATCAATGGAGACAGTTACAACGATCTCTTGGTGACGTATAATCGACAAGGAGAACAATTTGGCATATATTGGGGATCAGAATCCCCGGATACGATCCCTGAAGTGTGGAATCAGTTTTTCAGTGATCCCGCTATTGTTCCCAGCTTGAATGCCGACGATGCGGATGAGATCATCTCTGGGTTACCGGGGAGCTTGCCTATTTATCTTGGACGGGCGCACCCCTTTATAACACCTGATTACACGTTGAATGTACCTGATGGCGTTTACTTCTGGAGGAAGGTCGGGATCGGAGACTTCAATGATGACGGGTATCAAGATTTCTTGGGACTGACAGATGCCAGCAATAATGCGTGGTGGGGGCAGTTTTGTCTGTACCTAGGATATTCTTGGCTAAATCCAAATCCAGTTGTGACGATTCGGGGTCGTCAACAGCCTTACAATCTGATTGGACCGATTAGTGCCGCGGGGTTAGGCGACGTGAACGGAGACGGTGTAGATGATTTTATCGTAGGGGCAACTCATGCCGATTTTGACGGGATGCGGGGCAAAGCGATGGTGTTTGCAGGGGACCCAAGCTATCACGTCTCAGTCAATCCGAATATATCGTTAATACCGGACGAAATTAGCATTGATATTTTTCCGAATCCGTTTAACTCCGTAGCACAAGTTCGCATTGATGTTCCGTTTCATGTGACAGAGCTTACTCTTACGTTCTATGATATTTTGGGGCGGCAAGTCGAGCAGGCACGGGTCGAGGCTTTTGGCGGTAAGGCACGCTATCAATTCGGAACAACGCCGCAAACGACCACGCTCCCGAGTGGTTTTTATGTTGTATTCGCTCAAGCGCAACAGCTTACCGCTGTCAGGAAAATTCTTATGCTGAAGTAGAAAGGGAAACAATGAAGAGCGCAATAGTTGCAGGAATATTGCTTGTGTGCCTTTGCAGGGCAGAAGCATTT
This region of Calditrichota bacterium genomic DNA includes:
- a CDS encoding ThiF family adenylyltransferase, translating into MNDIRFLRQQDVVDSEKLADLQVTLIGLGAIGSVTGLYLAKMGVCNLTCYDADVVDIHNVSNQAYGMSDVGLLKADAFSVLVENQTGVLPNTICMQYDGRQQSGIVISAVDSMKSRETIWKAIRDQAGVQLYIDARMGLETLIVHTVRPQIREDRVRYSQMIVPDDQAFQEPCTARTICYTPLMAASVVCNLVRRFVNHEKVPSQVTLDLATYTLIA
- a CDS encoding FG-GAP repeat protein, with product MKRNINLHTGLGKLTEHLRTEALIMTRILSAFKILKRVGFAVLVLGVFSNTFAQLQVLWQREGIDDSSRYGMHVFALGDQNNDGFADWGVSGPSGWPFYSDADPATGRVELFRGGNPPAQEPYRTFETIQDSIYAILGAKALGDLDGDGKVDFVVTFTNTDHSPYVRRNAIYFGGGDPARAPDVIMDRPLSSSGRSLDGIGDFNGDGFDDLLDRSFSESTTHYVYFGSSEFDTIPDWQVTNMPGTQSALPLAWGDINGDSYNDLLVTYNRQGEQFGIYWGSESPDTIPEVWNQFFSDPAIVPSLNADDADEIISGLPGSLPIYLGRAHPFITPDYTLNVPDGVYFWRKVGIGDFNDDGYQDFLGLTDASNNAWWGQFCLYLGYSWLNPNPVVTIRGRQQPYNLIGPISAAGLGDVNGDGVDDFIVGATHADFDGMRGKAMVFAGDPSYHVSVNPNISLIPDEISIDIFPNPFNSVAQVRIDVPFHVTELTLTFYDILGRQVEQARVEAFGGKARYQFGTTPQTTTLPSGFYVVFAQAQQLTAVRKILMLK